One genomic window of Choloepus didactylus isolate mChoDid1 chromosome 27, mChoDid1.pri, whole genome shotgun sequence includes the following:
- the LOC119521484 gene encoding TYRO protein tyrosine kinase-binding protein isoform X1 has product MGDLGPSGRLLLLHLLTVSGLSLVQAQSECSCPAVGPGVLAGIVLGDLVLTLLIALAVYSLGRLVPRGRGATDTVTRKQHVTETESPYQELQGQRSDVYSDLNTQRPYYK; this is encoded by the exons ATGGGGGATCTCGGACCCTCCGGAAGGCTCTTGCTCCTGCATCTCCTGACTGTGAGTG GTCTCAGCCTGGTCCAGGCCCAGAGCG AATGCAGCTGCCCCGCGGTGGGCCCGGGCGTCCTGGCAGGCATTGTGCTTGGGGACCTGGTGCTGACCCTCCTCATCGCCCTGGCCGTGTACAGTCTGGGCCGCCTGGTTCCTCGGGGGCGAGGGGCCACGGACA CAGTGACCCGGAAACAGCACGTTACTGAGACAGAGTCGCCGTATCAG GAGCTCCAGGGACAGAGGTCAGATGTCTACAGTGATCTCAACACACAGAGGCCATATTACAAATGA
- the LOC119521484 gene encoding TYRO protein tyrosine kinase-binding protein isoform X2, with the protein MGDLGPSGRLLLLHLLTVSGLSLVQAQSECSCPAVGPGVLAGIVLGDLVLTLLIALAVYSLGRLVPRGRGATDMTRKQHVTETESPYQELQGQRSDVYSDLNTQRPYYK; encoded by the exons ATGGGGGATCTCGGACCCTCCGGAAGGCTCTTGCTCCTGCATCTCCTGACTGTGAGTG GTCTCAGCCTGGTCCAGGCCCAGAGCG AATGCAGCTGCCCCGCGGTGGGCCCGGGCGTCCTGGCAGGCATTGTGCTTGGGGACCTGGTGCTGACCCTCCTCATCGCCCTGGCCGTGTACAGTCTGGGCCGCCTGGTTCCTCGGGGGCGAGGGGCCACGGACA TGACCCGGAAACAGCACGTTACTGAGACAGAGTCGCCGTATCAG GAGCTCCAGGGACAGAGGTCAGATGTCTACAGTGATCTCAACACACAGAGGCCATATTACAAATGA
- the HCST gene encoding hematopoietic cell signal transducer isoform X2, which translates to MDVPSFRLLRPETLLILAPTLSPPPQALHQQIVLTLPSKLFPESPQCPNLGPLSPPIWTSIAVPPVSLPPPHLLPSFFSRGSHSPITSTTHTGSWWPCCLQGDIRYCSTSAPPLLLRTSLDHGPLPGPSNPLCTMALPGHILLLLLLPVAAAQMSPGPCSGCGPLSLQLLAGLVAADAVMSLLIVGVVFVCARPRRKPTQEGKIYINMPGRG; encoded by the exons ATGGATGTTCCATCTTTCCGGTTGCTCAGGCCAGAAACTTTGCTCATCCTGGCTCccactctctccccacccccgcAGGCACTCCATCAGCAAATTGTGCTGACTCTACCTTCAAAATTATTTCCAGAATCCCCCCAGTGCCCCAACCTGGGTCCCCTGTCACCTCCCATCTGGACAAGCATAGCAGTTCCCCCGgtctctctgcctcctcctcacCTCCTCCCCAGTTTTTTCTCCAGAGGTAGTCACAGCCCCATCACCTCCACCACACACACAGGAAGCTGGTGGCCTTGCTGCTTGCAGGGTGACATCCGCTATTGCTCCACCTCTGCTCCCCCACTGTTGCTCAGGACTTCTCTGGACCACGGCCCCTTGCCAGGCCCCTCCAACCCCCTGTGCACCATGGCCCTTCCAGGTCACATCCTGCTCCTGCTTTTACTCCCAG tggctgcggCTCAGATGTCCCCAG GTCCCTGTTCCGGATGTGGGCCTCTCTCCCTGCAGCTCTTGGCGGGCCTCGTGGCTGCCGACGCGGTGATGTCGCTGCTCATCGTGGGGGTGGTGTTTGTGTGCGCTCGGCCGCGCCGCAAGCCCACGCAGG AAGGCAAAATCTACATCAACATGCCTGGCAGGGGCTGA
- the HCST gene encoding hematopoietic cell signal transducer isoform X1 → MDVPSFRLLRPETLLILAPTLSPPPQALHQQIVLTLPSKLFPESPQCPNLGPLSPPIWTSIAVPPVSLPPPHLLPSFFSRGSHSPITSTTHTGSWWPCCLQGDIRYCSTSAPPLLLRTSLDHGPLPGPSNPLCTMALPGHILLLLLLPVAAAQMSPGPCSGCGPLSLQLLAGLVAADAVMSLLIVGVVFVCARPRRKPTQEEGKIYINMPGRG, encoded by the exons ATGGATGTTCCATCTTTCCGGTTGCTCAGGCCAGAAACTTTGCTCATCCTGGCTCccactctctccccacccccgcAGGCACTCCATCAGCAAATTGTGCTGACTCTACCTTCAAAATTATTTCCAGAATCCCCCCAGTGCCCCAACCTGGGTCCCCTGTCACCTCCCATCTGGACAAGCATAGCAGTTCCCCCGgtctctctgcctcctcctcacCTCCTCCCCAGTTTTTTCTCCAGAGGTAGTCACAGCCCCATCACCTCCACCACACACACAGGAAGCTGGTGGCCTTGCTGCTTGCAGGGTGACATCCGCTATTGCTCCACCTCTGCTCCCCCACTGTTGCTCAGGACTTCTCTGGACCACGGCCCCTTGCCAGGCCCCTCCAACCCCCTGTGCACCATGGCCCTTCCAGGTCACATCCTGCTCCTGCTTTTACTCCCAG tggctgcggCTCAGATGTCCCCAG GTCCCTGTTCCGGATGTGGGCCTCTCTCCCTGCAGCTCTTGGCGGGCCTCGTGGCTGCCGACGCGGTGATGTCGCTGCTCATCGTGGGGGTGGTGTTTGTGTGCGCTCGGCCGCGCCGCAAGCCCACGCAGG AAGAAGGCAAAATCTACATCAACATGCCTGGCAGGGGCTGA
- the NFKBID gene encoding NF-kappa-B inhibitor delta isoform X1, whose translation MTAVPPPPTVSRNERSHCPSQTVKKLLEEQRRRQQQPDAGGAPGQFPQPLPQPLSVNEGEAGHAHFLAHQETVGSGLGSLAAPTGLPDWDPNTHAAYTDSPLTYPASAAEGFLTSDFYPPSDPGQPCPFPQGMEGPLDTRLYAEPSLPQVGTWRGSGLPSGPPQLPPAATGPSLETARAHMLALGPQQLLAQDEEGDTLLHLFAARGLRWAAYAAAEVLQACRHLDIREHKGKTPLLVAAAANQPLIVEDLLNLGAEPNATDHQGRSVLHVAATYGLPGVLSAVFNSGVRVDLEARDFEGLTPLHTAILAVNVATCPSDLCPRLLSAQARDRLACVHMLLHMGADHTSQEIKSNKTVLHLAVQAANPTLVQLLLELPRGDLRAFVNMKAHGNTALHMAAALPPGPPQEVIVRRLLAAGADPTLRNLENEQPVHLLRPGPGPEGLRQLLKRSRVATPALSS comes from the exons ATGACTGccgtcccccctccccccacagtgAGCCGGAATGAGCGCAGTCACTGCCCGTCCCAGACGGTGAAGAAACTTCTGGAAGAGCAGAGGCGCCGGCAGCAGCAGCCTGACGCTGGTGGGGCACCG GGACAGTTCCcgcagcccctgccccagcccctgtcTGTGAATGAGGGTGAGGCTG GCCACGCTCACTTCCTAGCGCACCAGGAGACTGTGGGTTCTGGACTTGGCAGCCTGGCTGCCCCCACAGGCCTTCCAGACTGGGACCCCAACACCCATGCTGCCTACACAGACAGCCCCCTCACTTATCCTGCCTCGGCTGCTGAGGGTTTCCTGACTTCCGACTTCTACCCACCCTCGGACCCAGGGCAGCCGTGCCCATTTCCCCAGGGGATGGAG GGCCCCCTGGATACCCGGCTCTATGCAGAACCATCCCTGCCACAGGTGGGAACCTGGAGAGGTTCTGGACTCCCCTCCGGACCCCCACAGTTGCCCCCTGCAGCTACTGGACCATCCCTGGAAACAGCTCGGGCTCACATGCTAGCCTTGGGGCCACAACAGCTGCTGGCCCAGGATGAGGAGGGGGACAC GCTCCTGCACCTGTTTGCGGCTAGGGGGCTGCGCTGGGCAGCATATGCTGCAGCTGAGGTGCTCCAGGCATGCAGACATCTGGATATCCGTGAGCATAAGGGCAAG ACCCCTCTCCTGGTGGCTGCTGCTGCCAACCAGCCCCTGATCGTGGAAGATCTGCTGAACCTGGGAGCGGAGCCCAATGCCACGGACCATCAGGGACGATCTGTTTTGCACGTGGCTGCTACCTACGGGCTCCCAGGAGTCCTCTCG GCCGTGTTTAACTCAGGGGTCCGGGTTGATCTGGAAGCCAGAGACTTCGAGG GCCTGACCCCCCTCCACACAGCCATTCTGGCCGTCAACGTTGCCACGTGCCCATCCGACCTATGCCCCCGGCTGCTGAGTGCCCAGGCCCGGGACAGGCTGGCTTGTGTCCATATGTTGCTGCACATGGGTGCTGATCACACCAGCCAG GAGATCAAGAGCAACAAGACGGTTCTGCACTTGGCCGTGCAGGCCGCCAACCCCACCCTGGTACAGCTGCTACTGGAGCTCCCACGGGGAGATCTGCGAGCCTTTGTCAACATGAAG GCCCACGGGAACACAGCCCTGCACATGGCAGCTGCCTTGCCCCCTGGGCCACCCCAGGAGGTGATCGTGCGGCGCCTGTTGGCAGCTGGGGCAGACCCAACCCTGCGCAACCTGGAGAATGAGCAGCCTGTCCACCTGCTGCGGCCAGGGCCGGGCCCCGAGGGG CTCCGGCAGCTGTTGAAGAGGAGCCGCGTGGCAACCCCAGCCCTGTCCTCTTAG
- the NFKBID gene encoding NF-kappa-B inhibitor delta isoform X3, whose amino-acid sequence MRVRLGPLDTRLYAEPSLPQVGTWRGSGLPSGPPQLPPAATGPSLETARAHMLALGPQQLLAQDEEGDTLLHLFAARGLRWAAYAAAEVLQACRHLDIREHKGKTPLLVAAAANQPLIVEDLLNLGAEPNATDHQGRSVLHVAATYGLPGVLSAVFNSGVRVDLEARDFEGLTPLHTAILAVNVATCPSDLCPRLLSAQARDRLACVHMLLHMGADHTSQEIKSNKTVLHLAVQAANPTLVQLLLELPRGDLRAFVNMKAHGNTALHMAAALPPGPPQEVIVRRLLAAGADPTLRNLENEQPVHLLRPGPGPEGLRQLLKRSRVATPALSS is encoded by the exons ATGAGGGTGAGGCTG GGCCCCCTGGATACCCGGCTCTATGCAGAACCATCCCTGCCACAGGTGGGAACCTGGAGAGGTTCTGGACTCCCCTCCGGACCCCCACAGTTGCCCCCTGCAGCTACTGGACCATCCCTGGAAACAGCTCGGGCTCACATGCTAGCCTTGGGGCCACAACAGCTGCTGGCCCAGGATGAGGAGGGGGACAC GCTCCTGCACCTGTTTGCGGCTAGGGGGCTGCGCTGGGCAGCATATGCTGCAGCTGAGGTGCTCCAGGCATGCAGACATCTGGATATCCGTGAGCATAAGGGCAAG ACCCCTCTCCTGGTGGCTGCTGCTGCCAACCAGCCCCTGATCGTGGAAGATCTGCTGAACCTGGGAGCGGAGCCCAATGCCACGGACCATCAGGGACGATCTGTTTTGCACGTGGCTGCTACCTACGGGCTCCCAGGAGTCCTCTCG GCCGTGTTTAACTCAGGGGTCCGGGTTGATCTGGAAGCCAGAGACTTCGAGG GCCTGACCCCCCTCCACACAGCCATTCTGGCCGTCAACGTTGCCACGTGCCCATCCGACCTATGCCCCCGGCTGCTGAGTGCCCAGGCCCGGGACAGGCTGGCTTGTGTCCATATGTTGCTGCACATGGGTGCTGATCACACCAGCCAG GAGATCAAGAGCAACAAGACGGTTCTGCACTTGGCCGTGCAGGCCGCCAACCCCACCCTGGTACAGCTGCTACTGGAGCTCCCACGGGGAGATCTGCGAGCCTTTGTCAACATGAAG GCCCACGGGAACACAGCCCTGCACATGGCAGCTGCCTTGCCCCCTGGGCCACCCCAGGAGGTGATCGTGCGGCGCCTGTTGGCAGCTGGGGCAGACCCAACCCTGCGCAACCTGGAGAATGAGCAGCCTGTCCACCTGCTGCGGCCAGGGCCGGGCCCCGAGGGG CTCCGGCAGCTGTTGAAGAGGAGCCGCGTGGCAACCCCAGCCCTGTCCTCTTAG
- the NFKBID gene encoding NF-kappa-B inhibitor delta isoform X2, with translation MEGPLDTRLYAEPSLPQVGTWRGSGLPSGPPQLPPAATGPSLETARAHMLALGPQQLLAQDEEGDTLLHLFAARGLRWAAYAAAEVLQACRHLDIREHKGKTPLLVAAAANQPLIVEDLLNLGAEPNATDHQGRSVLHVAATYGLPGVLSAVFNSGVRVDLEARDFEGLTPLHTAILAVNVATCPSDLCPRLLSAQARDRLACVHMLLHMGADHTSQEIKSNKTVLHLAVQAANPTLVQLLLELPRGDLRAFVNMKAHGNTALHMAAALPPGPPQEVIVRRLLAAGADPTLRNLENEQPVHLLRPGPGPEGLRQLLKRSRVATPALSS, from the exons ATGGAG GGCCCCCTGGATACCCGGCTCTATGCAGAACCATCCCTGCCACAGGTGGGAACCTGGAGAGGTTCTGGACTCCCCTCCGGACCCCCACAGTTGCCCCCTGCAGCTACTGGACCATCCCTGGAAACAGCTCGGGCTCACATGCTAGCCTTGGGGCCACAACAGCTGCTGGCCCAGGATGAGGAGGGGGACAC GCTCCTGCACCTGTTTGCGGCTAGGGGGCTGCGCTGGGCAGCATATGCTGCAGCTGAGGTGCTCCAGGCATGCAGACATCTGGATATCCGTGAGCATAAGGGCAAG ACCCCTCTCCTGGTGGCTGCTGCTGCCAACCAGCCCCTGATCGTGGAAGATCTGCTGAACCTGGGAGCGGAGCCCAATGCCACGGACCATCAGGGACGATCTGTTTTGCACGTGGCTGCTACCTACGGGCTCCCAGGAGTCCTCTCG GCCGTGTTTAACTCAGGGGTCCGGGTTGATCTGGAAGCCAGAGACTTCGAGG GCCTGACCCCCCTCCACACAGCCATTCTGGCCGTCAACGTTGCCACGTGCCCATCCGACCTATGCCCCCGGCTGCTGAGTGCCCAGGCCCGGGACAGGCTGGCTTGTGTCCATATGTTGCTGCACATGGGTGCTGATCACACCAGCCAG GAGATCAAGAGCAACAAGACGGTTCTGCACTTGGCCGTGCAGGCCGCCAACCCCACCCTGGTACAGCTGCTACTGGAGCTCCCACGGGGAGATCTGCGAGCCTTTGTCAACATGAAG GCCCACGGGAACACAGCCCTGCACATGGCAGCTGCCTTGCCCCCTGGGCCACCCCAGGAGGTGATCGTGCGGCGCCTGTTGGCAGCTGGGGCAGACCCAACCCTGCGCAACCTGGAGAATGAGCAGCCTGTCCACCTGCTGCGGCCAGGGCCGGGCCCCGAGGGG CTCCGGCAGCTGTTGAAGAGGAGCCGCGTGGCAACCCCAGCCCTGTCCTCTTAG
- the LOC119521591 gene encoding 40S ribosomal protein S6-like encodes MKLDISFPGTCCQKLTEVDDERKLRTFNEKCMATEVAADTLGEEWKGYVVPIGGGNNQQGFPMKLGVLTHGHARLLLSKGHSCYRPRRTGERKHESFRGCIVDANLSVLNLVIVKKGKKDIPGLTDTTVPCSLGPKRASRIHKLFNLSKEDYMSTSMLVRKPLNKEGKKPRTEAPKMQCLVIALKRKHTKENKKKATEYAKLLTKRMKEAKEKCQEQIAKRQRAALRASTSKSESSQK; translated from the coding sequence ATGAAGCTGGACATCTCCTTCCCAGGCACTTGCTGCCAGAAGCTCACCGAAGTGGATGATGAACGCAAACTTCGTACATTTAATGAGAAGTGTATGGCCACAGAAGTAGCCGCTGACACTCTGGGTGAAGAGTGGAAGGGTTATGTTGTCCCAATCGGTGGTGGAAACAACCAACAAGGTTTCCCCATGAAACTGGGTGTCTTGACCCATGGCCATGCCCGCCTCTTACTGAGTAAGGGGCATTCCTGTTACAGACCAAGgagaactggagaaagaaagCACGAATCTTTTCGGGGTTGCATCGTGGATGCCAATCTGAGTGTTCTCAACCTGGTTAttgtaaaaaaaggaaagaaggatatTCCTGGACTGACTGATACTACTGTGCCTTGTAGCCTGGGGCCCAAAAGAGCTAGCAGAATCCACAAACTTTTCAATCTCTCTAAAGAAGATTATATGTCCACCAGTATGTTGGTGAGAAAGCCCCTGAACAAAGAAGGTAAGAAACCCAGGACTGAAGCACCCAAGATGCAGTGTCTCGTTATTGCACTGAAGAGAAAGCATactaaggaaaataagaaaaaggccACAGAATATGCTAAACTCTtgaccaaaagaatgaaggaggccAAAGAAAAATGCCAGGAACAgattgccaagagacagaggGCTGCACTGAGAGCTTCTACCTCTAAGTCTGAGTCCAgtcaaaaataa